A part of Bacteroidia bacterium genomic DNA contains:
- a CDS encoding N-acetylglucosamine-6-phosphate deacetylase, protein MSQSVKARHYHTGQAIEVFFEGKTIARIENIASAPNLPAIFPGLVDIQVNGWNGTDINRPGVEPQDFVKITRDLRRKGITTWIPTLITQSVENLEATLRAYIKMYPQIRSAAPGIHLEGPFISPEDGARGAHPAQFVRSPDWKLMEKWIEISEGNIRLITLSPEWPEAPDFIKKCVKAGIRVSIGHTAAESSQIQAAVAAGATLSTHLGNGSHQMLRRHPNYIWDQMAADELFATVITDGFHLPDVVIKTILKVKAEKALLVSDTTAIGGLPPGEYDAPIGGKVVLTPAGKLHMEANANMLAGSASNLLDCVRYLAGTGMESLPDAWDRGSVLPAAFMGLPQAKGLTPGAPADWVLVRQEHGKFDLVEVCKDGIRYECEM, encoded by the coding sequence ATGTCTCAGTCAGTAAAAGCCCGCCATTACCACACCGGCCAGGCAATAGAGGTTTTTTTTGAAGGAAAGACCATTGCCCGGATAGAAAATATTGCTTCTGCCCCAAACCTTCCGGCGATTTTTCCCGGCCTTGTTGATATTCAGGTGAATGGGTGGAATGGTACAGATATCAATCGTCCAGGCGTTGAACCCCAGGACTTTGTAAAAATTACCCGCGACTTGCGGCGGAAAGGCATCACCACCTGGATTCCTACCCTGATTACCCAGTCTGTCGAAAATCTCGAAGCTACCCTGCGCGCTTATATAAAAATGTATCCTCAGATCCGTTCTGCGGCTCCGGGCATTCACCTGGAAGGGCCGTTTATCTCCCCTGAGGATGGGGCGCGCGGTGCGCATCCTGCACAGTTTGTGCGATCACCGGACTGGAAACTGATGGAAAAGTGGATCGAAATCAGCGAAGGGAATATTCGTTTGATCACCCTCTCCCCCGAGTGGCCCGAAGCGCCGGATTTTATCAAAAAATGTGTGAAGGCAGGCATCCGGGTTTCGATTGGACATACGGCGGCGGAAAGTTCACAGATTCAGGCAGCCGTTGCTGCCGGAGCGACACTTTCCACCCATTTGGGAAATGGTTCACATCAGATGTTGCGGCGACATCCCAACTATATCTGGGATCAGATGGCGGCAGATGAACTGTTTGCCACAGTCATTACTGACGGATTTCATCTTCCGGATGTGGTCATCAAAACGATTTTGAAAGTCAAGGCCGAAAAGGCCTTGCTGGTGAGTGATACAACCGCCATCGGAGGACTTCCTCCGGGGGAATACGATGCGCCGATAGGAGGAAAGGTTGTGCTTACCCCAGCGGGCAAACTCCATATGGAAGCCAACGCCAATATGCTGGCAGGTTCTGCTTCCAATCTGCTGGACTGTGTGCGTTATCTGGCCGGAACCGGTATGGAATCATTGCCCGATGCGTGGGATCGCGGTTCTGTTTTGCCGGCAGCTTTTATGGGTTTGCCGCAGGCAAAGGGCCTTACGCCGGGTGCCCCGGCAGATTGGGTGCTGGTCAGACAGGAACATGGAAAATTTGACCTGGTCGAAGTTTGTAAAGACGGGATTCGTTATGAGTGTGAAATGTAG
- a CDS encoding DUF2807 domain-containing protein: MKTSITSILLGIFLPIVSFAQINGNGKIITTTRSAGIFTSVEVDFPAEVEIICQTIPHLEITVDENVLPYIDVKTEGAKLRILQGKWIEPSQKVRIKIGTAFLHKLETGGYGEYWVRNIDSPIFTLLNPVGTVEVEGKTDNFQVTVNTGKVDASQLVAKQVSAQINSRGWVKVHAVDLLETQIAENGKVIYTEKPGKITGSGPVVSADQVENEVVPEVKYIKLELLNNSSSKIDIVIQGPPHRRFSYGIPFKAGQRRAENVPVGTRLYLDQIITRKLLVTITEENENQVVKLFDK, from the coding sequence ATGAAAACATCGATAACCAGTATTCTGTTGGGGATTTTTTTGCCCATCGTTTCCTTTGCCCAGATCAATGGCAACGGAAAAATCATCACCACGACACGTTCGGCAGGTATTTTTACCAGTGTGGAGGTAGATTTTCCGGCTGAAGTAGAGATTATTTGCCAGACCATTCCCCATCTGGAAATTACGGTGGATGAAAACGTATTGCCCTATATTGACGTGAAAACAGAAGGCGCAAAACTGAGAATTCTGCAGGGAAAATGGATCGAACCTTCTCAGAAAGTGCGGATCAAAATAGGCACTGCTTTTCTGCACAAACTGGAAACAGGCGGTTATGGAGAATATTGGGTCAGAAATATAGATTCACCCATATTTACCTTGCTCAATCCTGTGGGGACAGTGGAGGTTGAAGGGAAAACAGATAATTTTCAGGTTACTGTCAATACCGGAAAAGTGGATGCCTCCCAGCTTGTTGCCAAACAGGTCAGCGCACAAATCAATTCCCGGGGGTGGGTAAAAGTTCATGCAGTGGATTTGCTGGAAACTCAGATAGCAGAAAACGGGAAAGTCATTTATACAGAAAAGCCCGGAAAGATCACCGGAAGTGGGCCTGTTGTTTCTGCTGATCAGGTTGAAAATGAAGTAGTTCCGGAAGTAAAGTATATTAAACTGGAATTGTTGAACAACAGTTCTTCCAAAATTGATATTGTCATTCAGGGGCCGCCACACCGTCGGTTTAGCTATGGCATACCATTTAAAGCAGGTCAGCGAAGGGCTGAAAATGTTCCGGTCGGAACCCGCCTTTATCTGGATCAAATCATTACCCGGAAATTGCTGGTAACGATAACAGAGGAAAATGAAAATCAGGTGGTGAAATTATTTGATAAATAA
- a CDS encoding S41 family peptidase, giving the protein MKKLISPIYCSFLLAFFLSATALSAQTLYTPQQLQEEFLLIKKAYTSLHPGLYRYMTEAEAEAAFLKLKARLQQPRTRSELYKIYSEFLAGFRCGHTYCNFWNQPEEVKKEVFFQSDKLPFTFRLVDQRMIVLENVSGVNLLDRGAEITHIDGVAVPVVIDSLVKYVKGDGFKNHKRISDLQVFGTEEYAWFDIFYPLIFTPEDSVQLDGQNILSGEKFQVKIALTSAEARGKALQTIYGKKQLRADDLWKFEISDKSTAYLQMGDFTTWTMKMDWKKFLKDAFGQMKKEAIPNLIIDIRDNEGGADEVLLELSKYILKKKVVIPCEDDQLRYQKVTEDVRPYVSTWDNSIFDLSQRLVASDKGYFTWKKKNCKEVYPASPEAYQGQIYLLVNAANSSATFFLARNVKENKLGILVGEETGGNLNGITGGMMFFMTMPHSRIEMDIPLITNFPDQPKTDGGIIPDIPVRTNPADIVNGTDTCLEVVKSLIAKQLSE; this is encoded by the coding sequence ATGAAAAAACTTATTTCCCCGATCTATTGCTCATTCCTGCTGGCTTTCTTTTTGTCAGCTACTGCCCTGTCAGCGCAGACGCTTTATACGCCACAACAATTGCAGGAGGAGTTTCTGCTTATCAAAAAAGCCTATACTTCTCTCCATCCTGGTCTTTACCGGTATATGACGGAGGCTGAGGCTGAAGCGGCTTTTCTAAAATTGAAAGCCCGGCTCCAGCAACCCAGAACCAGAAGTGAGCTGTATAAGATTTATTCGGAGTTTCTCGCTGGTTTTCGCTGTGGACATACTTACTGCAACTTCTGGAACCAGCCGGAGGAGGTGAAAAAGGAAGTGTTTTTCCAGTCCGATAAGCTGCCTTTTACTTTCCGGCTCGTGGACCAGCGAATGATTGTTCTGGAAAATGTGTCTGGCGTCAATCTTCTCGACCGGGGTGCAGAAATAACTCATATAGATGGGGTAGCGGTACCGGTCGTCATCGATAGTCTGGTAAAATACGTCAAAGGCGACGGATTCAAAAACCATAAAAGGATTAGTGATTTGCAGGTTTTTGGAACAGAAGAATATGCGTGGTTTGATATTTTTTATCCGCTGATTTTTACACCGGAAGATTCTGTACAATTAGATGGGCAAAATATATTGTCCGGTGAGAAGTTTCAGGTAAAAATCGCGCTGACCTCGGCAGAAGCCCGTGGAAAGGCTCTGCAAACTATTTACGGGAAAAAACAGCTTAGAGCAGATGACCTGTGGAAATTTGAAATATCAGATAAGTCCACAGCCTATTTGCAAATGGGAGACTTTACGACATGGACCATGAAGATGGATTGGAAAAAATTCCTGAAGGACGCTTTCGGGCAGATGAAAAAGGAGGCTATTCCCAACCTGATTATTGATATCCGGGACAATGAAGGCGGTGCAGATGAAGTACTGCTGGAGCTGTCAAAGTATATTTTAAAAAAGAAAGTAGTGATTCCCTGTGAAGATGACCAGCTTCGTTATCAGAAGGTTACTGAAGATGTGAGACCGTATGTATCGACCTGGGATAACAGTATTTTTGATCTCTCCCAAAGATTGGTTGCTTCAGATAAAGGCTATTTTACCTGGAAAAAAAAGAATTGCAAGGAAGTTTATCCTGCATCTCCGGAGGCATACCAGGGGCAGATATATTTGCTTGTCAACGCAGCAAACAGTTCGGCCACCTTTTTTCTCGCACGTAATGTCAAAGAAAATAAGCTGGGTATCCTTGTCGGAGAAGAAACCGGCGGCAACCTTAATGGAATCACAGGTGGGATGATGTTTTTTATGACGATGCCACATTCCCGGATAGAAATGGATATTCCCCTCATTACCAATTTTCCTGATCAGCCAAAAACCGACGGCGGTATTATCCCAGATATCCCTGTAAGAACCAATCCCGCGGATATCGTAAATGGAACCGATACCTGTCTGGAAGTAGTGAAAAGCCTGATCGCTAAACAATTGTCCGAGTAA
- a CDS encoding 2-oxoacid:ferredoxin oxidoreductase subunit beta, with protein MTNLPSSNGASTLKAKDFATDQEVRWCPGCGDYSILKQVQTVMAEFGLDKDHVAVISGIGCSSRFPYYMDTYGMHSIHGRAPAIVSGLRIANPELSIWMVTGDGDGLSIGGNHLLHILRRNFDVNIMMFNNQIYGLTKGQYSPTSEVDKYTKSTPMGSLDYPVNPLAFAMGAGGTFIARSLDRDPIHMKDMLRRSQAHRGTSFLEIYQNCNIFNDGAFFPFTEKDTKKANGLYMEQDQPLIFGENDEYGIRLDGYKPEIVSMTDGSFSPADLWIHDERDMFKAQMLTRFFDDPHHKEQGYFPRPFGVLFETERPCYEDLLHRQIETAKSKKGFGDLDQLLRGNATWEIV; from the coding sequence ATGACAAACTTGCCCTCATCAAACGGCGCTTCTACACTGAAGGCCAAAGATTTCGCCACAGACCAGGAAGTCAGATGGTGTCCGGGTTGTGGTGACTACTCCATATTAAAACAAGTGCAAACGGTCATGGCCGAATTTGGTCTTGACAAAGATCATGTAGCCGTAATCTCCGGTATTGGGTGTTCCTCTCGTTTTCCATACTATATGGATACGTATGGCATGCACTCCATCCACGGGCGTGCACCTGCCATTGTCTCCGGGCTCCGTATTGCCAATCCAGAACTCAGCATCTGGATGGTTACCGGCGATGGTGACGGGCTCTCTATCGGTGGCAATCATTTGCTCCATATTCTCCGCCGGAATTTTGATGTGAACATCATGATGTTCAACAATCAAATCTATGGACTGACCAAAGGCCAGTATTCACCGACTTCAGAAGTAGATAAATATACCAAGTCTACTCCTATGGGCTCACTGGATTATCCGGTCAACCCATTAGCATTTGCAATGGGAGCAGGTGGTACATTTATCGCCCGTTCGCTCGATCGCGATCCCATTCATATGAAGGATATGCTCCGGCGCTCTCAGGCTCACCGAGGAACCAGTTTCCTCGAAATCTACCAAAATTGTAACATCTTCAATGATGGCGCCTTTTTCCCTTTTACAGAAAAGGATACCAAAAAAGCCAACGGCTTGTATATGGAACAGGATCAGCCGCTGATCTTTGGCGAAAATGATGAATATGGCATCCGGCTCGATGGCTACAAACCGGAAATTGTATCGATGACAGATGGTTCCTTCAGCCCTGCGGATCTCTGGATTCACGATGAAAGGGATATGTTTAAAGCGCAGATGCTTACCCGGTTTTTTGATGACCCGCACCACAAAGAACAGGGATACTTCCCCCGGCCTTTTGGGGTCCTCTTTGAAACCGAAAGACCGTGTTATGAAGATCTGCTGCATCGGCAAATAGAAACCGCCAAATCCAAAAAAGGATTCGGAGATCTCGACCAACTCCTCCGCGGCAATGCTACCTGGGAGATTGTGTAA
- a CDS encoding 2-oxoacid:acceptor oxidoreductase subunit alpha → MSSTTLRDEVTVKFAGDSGDGMQLTGDLFTTNTALTGSDLATFPDFPAEIRAPAGTLAGVSGFQLHFGSKEIFTPGDQVDVLVAMNAAALRANLHQIKKGGTVIVNTDGFDSKNLRLAKYEDSENPLEDKTLEGYEVFKVPVTKLTREALKDSSLGTKDKDRCKNMFVLGFILWRYNRSMDSVVKTLNAKFAKKADALEANIAVLKAGYYFGDTTETFTTTYSVKPATLAPGTYRGITGNQALVYGLIAAAQKSGLTLFYGSYPITPASDILHMLAAQKNFGIQTFQAEDEIAAICSAIGASYGGDLAITGTSGPGLALKGEAMGLALMLELPLVIVNIQRGGPSTGLPTKTEQADLLMAYYGRNGESPIPIVSASTPADAFEAAFEACRIAIQHMTPVILLSDGYIANGAEPWRIPNAADIPEIPVKFAPPKADGEVFLPYKRDEKLVRQWALPGTPGLAHRIGGLEKEKDTGNVSYDPKNHEYMVKTREAKVEKIADFVPLQALEMGPEKGKVLILGWGSTYGVIKSVTKELLDEGYSVAHAHIRYMRPFPRNLGTLLNNYDTIIIPEINNGQLSKVIRDKFLIDAAQFNKIQGIPITHSELKDFVMQQF, encoded by the coding sequence ATGAGTAGTACCACCTTAAGAGACGAAGTAACCGTAAAGTTTGCCGGTGATTCTGGCGACGGTATGCAGCTTACAGGTGATTTGTTTACCACCAACACTGCACTTACCGGAAGCGATCTCGCTACTTTCCCCGATTTCCCTGCAGAAATTCGCGCCCCGGCCGGCACGCTGGCTGGTGTGTCTGGTTTCCAGCTCCATTTTGGCAGCAAAGAAATTTTTACTCCGGGAGATCAGGTGGATGTACTGGTTGCTATGAATGCAGCAGCACTCAGAGCCAACCTTCATCAGATCAAAAAAGGGGGAACTGTGATTGTCAATACTGATGGGTTTGACAGTAAAAACCTTCGCCTTGCAAAATATGAAGACAGCGAAAACCCGCTGGAAGATAAAACGCTGGAGGGATATGAAGTTTTTAAGGTACCGGTTACCAAACTAACCCGTGAGGCATTAAAAGATTCTTCACTGGGTACCAAGGATAAAGACCGGTGTAAAAATATGTTTGTGCTCGGGTTTATTCTCTGGCGTTACAACCGGAGTATGGATTCGGTTGTCAAAACCCTCAATGCCAAGTTTGCAAAGAAGGCAGACGCGCTCGAAGCCAACATTGCGGTATTGAAAGCCGGTTACTATTTTGGCGATACAACAGAGACCTTCACCACTACCTATTCGGTAAAACCTGCAACGTTGGCTCCTGGTACTTACCGGGGCATTACCGGCAACCAGGCATTGGTCTATGGGCTGATCGCTGCTGCGCAAAAATCCGGACTTACCTTGTTTTATGGATCTTACCCGATTACGCCTGCCTCAGATATTTTACATATGCTGGCAGCACAGAAAAACTTCGGGATACAGACCTTCCAGGCAGAGGACGAGATTGCGGCTATTTGTTCGGCAATTGGTGCGTCTTATGGCGGCGATCTTGCTATCACCGGTACATCCGGCCCCGGTCTTGCCCTGAAAGGGGAAGCGATGGGGCTCGCCCTTATGCTCGAACTTCCATTGGTGATTGTGAATATTCAAAGGGGAGGGCCTTCTACGGGTCTGCCTACCAAAACAGAACAGGCCGATCTGCTTATGGCCTATTATGGTCGTAATGGAGAAAGCCCGATTCCGATTGTTTCGGCCAGTACCCCCGCCGATGCCTTTGAAGCGGCCTTTGAAGCTTGCCGGATAGCGATACAACATATGACGCCTGTCATTCTGCTTAGCGACGGGTATATCGCCAACGGCGCAGAACCATGGCGTATTCCAAACGCTGCGGATATTCCTGAAATCCCTGTGAAATTTGCTCCACCCAAAGCAGATGGAGAAGTATTCCTTCCCTACAAGCGGGATGAAAAGCTGGTTCGCCAGTGGGCATTGCCTGGTACACCGGGACTTGCGCACCGGATCGGCGGCCTGGAAAAAGAAAAAGACACCGGAAACGTTTCCTATGATCCCAAAAACCACGAATACATGGTGAAAACCCGTGAAGCAAAAGTGGAAAAAATTGCGGATTTTGTGCCTTTGCAAGCATTGGAAATGGGACCCGAAAAAGGGAAAGTACTCATACTCGGCTGGGGCTCAACTTACGGGGTGATTAAATCCGTCACAAAAGAATTACTCGATGAAGGGTATTCCGTCGCACATGCCCATATTCGGTATATGAGACCTTTCCCCCGCAATCTTGGGACATTGCTCAACAATTACGATACGATCATTATTCCAGAAATCAACAACGGGCAACTGTCCAAAGTAATCCGGGATAAATTTTTGATTGATGCCGCCCAGTTTAATAAAATACAGGGAATTCCAATTACCCATTCGGAGCTGAAGGATTTTGTAATGCAACAATTCTGA